DNA sequence from the Prochlorothrix hollandica PCC 9006 = CALU 1027 genome:
CCCATGTCGCCTTAGATCATCCCGTCAAAGGACTGCAAACCAACTCCCACGCCTGCAACCCCGGCGATCTCTTCATTGGGATGCCGGGAACCCGCGTTGACGGGGGAGAATTTTGGGCAGGAGCCTTAGCAGCCGGAGCCGTGGCGGCGGTGATTTCCCAGGCGGCTTACCAGGCCAAACCCCCCAGCCCGGTCGATGGCGATCCTTGCTTGATTGTGGTGGATGATGTCACGCCCCTCTGTGCCCACCTCGCGGCCCGGTTCCACGGCTATCCGGCCCAAGCCTTGCCCTTGGTGGGGGTCACGGGGACCAATGGCAAAACCACCACCACCCATTTAATTGAATTCTTCCTCAGCCACAGCCAGCACAAACCCGCCCTCTTCGGCACCCTCTACGCCCGTTGGCAGGGCTTCCAGGAAACTGCCGCCCACACCACCCCCTTCGCCACGACCCTACAACAGCAACTGGCCGCTGCCGTGGCTGCTGGCTGTAGCCATGGGGTGCTGGAGGTGAGTTCCCACGCCCTCGATCAACAGCGGGTGGCCACCTGTCCCTTCGATGTGGCGGTGTTCACCAACCTGACCCAAGATCACCTGGATTATCACCCCACCCTAGAGGATTACTTTGCCGCCAAGGCCAAGCTCTTTAGTCCTGCTTATTTACAGGGGCGGGCTGTGGTCAACGGCGATGATGCCTATGGCCAGCGCTTAATGCAGGATCTGCCGCCAGAGCGGGTTTGGAGCTATAGCCTTAGCAACCCAGGGGCGGATCTGTGGACCGAAAACCTCACCTATGGAGCCACGGGGGTTAGCGGCCTATTGCACACGCCCCAGGGATCCCTGCCCTTCACCTCCCCCCTGGTGGGTCAGTTCAATGTGGCCAATGTTCTGGGGGCGATCGGGGCCGGACTGCACCTGGGGTTGGGCTTGGAATTCATGGTAGCGGCCCTGCCCCAGTTTACGGGGGTGCCTGGTCGCATGGAACGGGTCCAAATTAGCCCATATCAGGATATTACGGTGGTGGTGGACTATGCCCATACCCCCGATAGTTTGGAAAACCTCCTGCAAGCTTCCCGGCCTTTTATCCAGGGGCGGATGATCTGTGTCTTTGGCTGTGGGGGCGATCGCGATCGCACCAAGCGCCCCCTGATGGGAGCCATTGCGGCCCGTCTGGCGGATGTGGCCGGGGTTACCTCCGATAACCCCCGCACCGAGGATCCCCAGCAGATTCTGGCGGATGTGGTGGCGGGAATTCCCCCAGAGTCCCAGTTTTGGGTTCAGGGCGATCGGGCAGTCGCCATTGCCCAGGCCATTGCCCAGGCTCAACCGGGAGATGGGGTGTTGATTGCCGGTAAGGGCCACGAGGACTACCAAATTCTAGGGACCGAGAAAATCCACTTTGACGATCGCGAACAGGCCCGATCGGCCCTGCAACAGCGGCAGGCCACGTTAGATAACGGCTAAAATCAAGGGGTTCCCTGGTGACCAGAATCTTGGGTGAGCAATTCCCCTGATGGGGTGCCCCCGTTGGACCTTAGGGTTTGGCTTCAGGGTTTGGCTTCAGGGTTTGGCTTCAGGGGGCTGTAGCCTCGGCGCAGTCCCCACCACCGGCGAGGATTAAACCATGGCAGAATTTTCAGTGCAATTGATGCCCACGGATCAGCCCTTGGTGTTGGAGATGCCACCGGGGGAACTATGGAGTGACGAACCGCCTTTGGAATCAGACCTACACCGGGAGCACATCGAGCGCCTGTTGCGGCTATTGAAATGGCACTGGCGCGATCGCACTGACTACTACGCCAGCGGAAACCTGACCATTTATTACAACCCAAAGCAACTGAAGTCGCGGGATTTTCGGGGTCCGGACTTTTTTGTGGTGCTGGGGGCAGAGAATCGCAGTCGCAATAGTTGGGTGGTCTGGGAAGAAAGGGATCAGTATCCCCATGTGATCATTGAGTTACTGTCGGAATCCACAGCGACGGTCGATCGGGGGCTGAAAAAGCAGTTGTACCAGGACGTGTTCCGCACCCCCCATTATTTTTGGTTTCATCCCCGGACCTTAGAATTAGCAGGTTTTGAGCTAGTGCAAGGCCAGTATCAGGCCATTCCTGCCAATGCTGAGGGCCATCTCTGGTGCGAGAGTTTGGGGTTATTTGTGGGCCTAGCCGACCGTAGTCTTTGGTTTTTCACGGCGGCGGGCGATCGGGTGCTGTTACCAGAAGAAGCCGCAGCCCAGCAAGCGCAAGCCGCAGCCCAGCGGGAGCAAGCCGCAGCCCAGCAAGCGCAAGCCGCAGCCCAGCAAGCGCAAGCCGCAGCCCAGCAAGCGCAAGCCGCAGCCCAGCGGGAGGCAACTGAGCGCCAACGGGCGGAAGCCGAAGCTCAGCGAGCGGAAACTGAGCGCCAACGGGCGGAAACTCAAACCCAGCTTGCGCAAGCTGAAGCTCAGCGGGCGGAAACTGAGCGCCAGCGGGCGGAAACTCAAACCCAGCAGGCGCAAGCCGCAGCCCAGCGAGCGGAAACTGAGCGCCAACGGGCCGATCGTGCTGAAGCTCAGCGAGCAGAAGCTGAAGCCCAGGTGGCCCAGCTCTTAGCCCAACTTCAGCAGCAGCAACAACAAGGGGAAGGGGAGGATTAAACCATGGCAGAATTTTCAGTGCCATTGATGCCCACGGATCAGCCGGAGATGCCATCCGGGGAATTATGGAGTGACGAACCTCCCTTAGAGTCCGACCTACATCGAGATCATATAAATCGCCTGTTGCGGCTATTGAAATGGCACTGGCGCGATCGCACTGACTATTACGCCAGCGGTAACCTGACTATTTATTACAACCCCAAGCAACTGAAGTCGCGGGATTTTCGGGGTCCGGACTTTTTTGTGGTGCTGGGGGCAGAGAATCGCAGTCGCAATAGTTGGGTAGTCTGGGAAGAAAGGGATCAGTATCCCCATGTGATCATTGAGTTACTGTCGGAATCCACAGCGACGGTCGATCGGGGACTGAAAAAGCAGTTGTACCAGGATTTGTTCCAAACGCCCCATTATTTTTGGTTTGATCCCTATACCTTAGAATTAGCGGGTTTTGAGCTAGTGCAAGGTCAGTACCAAGCTCTTAGTCCCAATGATCAGGGCCATTTGTGGTGCGAGAGTTTGGGGTTATTTGTGGGAATAGAAGACCGTAGTCTTTGGTTTTTCACGGCGGCGGGCGATCGGGTGCTGTTACCCGAAGAAGCCGCAGCCCAGCAAGCGCAAGCCGCAGCCCAGCGGGCGGAAACTGAGCGCCAACGAGCCGATCGTGCTGAAGCTCAGCGGGCAGAAGCTGAAGCCCAGGTGGCCCAGCTCTTAGCCCAACTTCAGCAGCAGCAGCAAGGGGAACAGGGGTTCGAGCACCCTTGATGGTGGTGGGGGGTGGTGTTACGGATGTGAGTAGACGTTGTGGCGATCGAAACCTAGGGGAATCCCTTCGGTCGCTGCCGATCCCCTAGGGCTGGAACCCTTGCCCCCAGGCGCGTTGAGGGCGTAAAACAGGCCATTGGCTTAGGGGTAGACCTTGGGCCTATCTTAAACACAGCCCAAGGACAGAGCTGGGGAGCTTTAGCCCCTGGGGGTTGACCCGCCGGTTTCACCCCGATGCCTAAGCCTAGTCTTTAGTCCCGTGTCCTTGGCTCTCCTGTGGCGGCTAGCTCAACGTAGAGCGCCCATTTTTGCCCCCGATCGCCGATCGTGGGGCCGCAGATTGAGGGTTACCGAAAATCTGGGTCTAAAGCCCCGTCCTTCTAGGATGGCTTTTCTTCCTGCAACCGATCTATCCAGTCTTCCACAAGCTGGGTCATCGTCTTCTCTCTCTGTTTTGCAATCCGCCTAAGCTTTGCCAACCTAGCGCCGGACACCCTTAAACTGAGCGTTTCTTTCGCCATTGAGCCTACCCATCGTCTATCCATCTATGCTATCATGGTTAGCATGAAAGTACGATACCAGTACCGAATTTATCCAACACCGCAACAGGTCAAAGGGCTGAATCAGCTTTTGGGTGTTGTCGAGTTGTGTACAACGACGCGCTGGCGATTGTGCGGTCAGTGCCGCAGGGCGAGAAATGGCCCAGCAATGCTGAACTGCAAAAGCTGGTGATCACTCAGGCCAAAAAGACGGCTGAACGGAAATGGTTGGCCGATGTGTCAGTCGTGCCCTTGCAGCAGTCGGTTCAGGATTTAGGTGCTGCCTTCAAGAACTTTTTCGAGAGCCGTAGCGGTAAACGAAAAGGGCCAAAGGTGGGCTTCCCTCGGTTCAAAAAGAGCTGAACCAACAGTCGGCACGGTTTGTTCGGACGGGATTCTCCCTCAAGGGCAATAAGCTTGAACTGGCCAAGTTAGGCCGATTCAAGGTGAAGTGGTCAAGGCCACTGCCCTCTGAACCTAGCTCTGTGACCATTATCCGTAACACGGCTGGACAATNNNNNNNNNNNNNNNNNNNNNNNNNNNNNNNNNNNNNNNNNNNNNNNNNNNNNNNNNNNNNNNNNNNNNNNNNNNNNNNNNNNNNNNNNNNNNNNNNNNNCTCTGAACCTAGCTCTGTGGCCATTATCCGTAACACGGCTGGGCAATACCATGCCAGCTTTGTAGTGGAGATTAGTCCCATCAACATTGAGCCACTACGGCCCTCAATTGGGGTAGATCTAGGCATCAAAACCTTTGCCTTTCTCAGCACAGGTGATCGGGTAGAATCCCCTGGATATAATCGGTTAGACCGAAAGACGCGACGGTTTCAGCGTAAGCTGGCCCGCCAAGTTAAAGGGTCTAAGCGTCGCGCAAAGACTAGGCTGCGCCTTGCAAAGCTGAAGCTAAAAAACGGCCAATATCCGAAAAGACTTTCTGCACAAGACCACGACCCAGCTAATCCACGAAAATCAAGTGGTGGTGTTGGAGGATCTGGCGGTGAAGAATATGCTTGGTAATCGGAAGTTGGCACGGGCCATCAGTGAGCAAGGTTGGGGCACCGCACGAACCATGTGCGAGGCCAAGGCCAACATGGTTAATGATCGAGAGGTCAGGATCATCAGTCGGTGGGAGCCAACCAGTCAGATCTGTTCTGATTGTGGCTTTCGGTGGGGCAAGGTTGCTCTATCGGTTCGTTCCATCCTCTGTGTGAGTTGCGGAACCGAACATGATAGAGATGGTAATGCCGCCAAAAATATCGAAAAGTCTGGGTTGGGGCTAACCCAAGACTCTAAATGGACAAAGAACGGGCGTAAGACCAGGATGTCTGGCAATCCGACTGCTTTGTCTAGCCAGCCGTACAGCGAACAGCTTGGACTATTCGCCTAGTCGGAGAATCCCCGCACCTTTAGGTCGGGGAGCATGTCAACGTTTATCCACGTTATCCCCCTTAATCGCCGGAGATGCGGGTGCAACCCCCGCGCCGCTACACCATGGCAGGTCGTCTAACAGTAGGACACCTCAACATCCTTGTTCATTTTTGCCCGTGAGGGCCGTCGAATGAGGGTTATCGCNNNNNNNNNNNNNNNNNNNNNNNNNNNNNNNNNNNNNNNNNNNNNNNNNNNNNNNNNNNNNNNNNNNNNNNNNNNNNNNNNNNNNNNNNNNNNNNNNNNNGTGTGAGTTGCGGAACCGAACATGATAGAGATGGTAATGCCGCCAAAAATATCGAAAAGTCTGGGTTGGGGCTAACCCAAGACTCTAAATGGACAAAGAACGGGCGTAAGACCAGGATGTCTGGCAATCCGACTGCTTTGTCTAGCCAGCCGTACAGCGAACAGCTTGGACTATTCGCCTAGTCGGAGAATCCCCGCACCTTTAGGTCGGGGAGCATGTCAACGTTTATCCACGTTATCCCCCTTAATCGCCGGAGATGCGGGTGCAACCCCCGCGCCGCTACACCATGGCAGGTCGTCTAACAGTAGGACACCTCAACATCCTTGTTCATTTTTTGCCCGTGAGGGCCGTCGAATGAGGGTTATCGCCTGTAACGCGGGAGATATGGGTGCAATTCCCATCCTGCCAATGTTTGACAGTGCCCGGAAGGGCCGGAGGTTGTGATGAGTCACTATCAATTTTTTACCCAGTCCCCCAAAACTCCCCAAACCCAGCCCATCCCTGGACGGGAAGCGGAGATGATCCCCGGACGATCGGGGGGGTGGATGTTCAAAGCGGATTCCTGGCAGACCCTGCGCCGCTGCCTGCTGATCGGGACAGCCCAGGGCAGCTACTATGCCGGGAAACAGGAGCTAACCCAGGACTTTGCCACGGTGCTGCGATCGGCCATTGCCCAGGATCCCGATCGGGTGGCTTCCGAAATTATCTATGCCAGTGATGGCCGCGCCCTCAACAACAGTGCCCCCCTCTTGGCCCTGGTGCTGCTGTCCATGGGGTCCCAGCCCGCCGCTAAGGCCGCCTTTCTGCGCAGTTTTCCCCAGGTGGTGCGCACCGGTAGCCATTTCTATGAGTGGCTCAGCTACAGCAAATCCCTGCGGGGGTTTGGCAAAGTGGTGCGACAGGCGGGCCGCCAGTGGCTCAGCAACCCCGATGGCACGGCCCTGGCCTACCAACTGCTGAAATACCAGCAGCGCCATGGGTTCAGCCATCGGGATGCCTTGCGCCTGTTCCATGTCAAACCCCCCAGCCCGGATCACGATCGCCTCTTTGCTTGGGTGAGCCAGGGCTGGGATGGCTTACCCCCGGAACCCCCTGCTCCGGCCCTGCGCCAAATCTGGTGGTATGAATGGCTGAAGCGCCACCCCGATCGCCCCTGCCATGCCATCCAACAGGGCAAGCTGACCCATGAAATGGCGGCTCCTGTGGGCCAAATGACTGTTAAAGCCTGGACTCTGTTGCTGGAATCCATGCCCATTGGGGCACTATTGCGGAACCTGGGTTCCCTGACCCAGTTGGGGGTGTTGTCGCCCCAATCCCATAAGGCTAAAAAGGCTAATCAAGCCCTGAAACGGGTGGCCCAAGTGCTCACCAGCAGCGACCATCTGCGGCGGGGGCGCATCCACCCCATTGATGTGCTGAAAGCTCTGAAAACCTACCGATCGGGGGGAAGCCTAGGCCAGAGCCGCAAAACCTGGGAACCTCTGCCCGCAGTGGTGGAAATCTTGGAAACGGCCCTCGATCGTTCCTTTACGGCCCTGCCTGCCACGGGGAAAGCAATCCTCCATGCCGTCGATGTGTCTGGTTCCATGGGCTACTACACGGTGGGATCCCTGGGGTTGACCTGCTGCGAGGTGGCCACTACCCTGGCCTTGGCTAGCGCGAAGGCGGAGAAAAAGGCCATTATTCGCGGGTTTGCGACGGAGTTCCGCGATTTAGGCATTACGGCGGCGGATAGTTTTGCCAGTGCGATCGCCAAGGCCAGTGACCAAAACTTTGGGGGAACCGATGCGGCGGTAGCCTATGGCTGGGCACTGCGCCAGAAGGTCTGGGTGGATTTGTTCTGTTTCTGGACGGACTGCGAAACCTGGGCGGGACGGCAGCACCCCAGCCAAGCCCTGGGGGAGTATCGCCGCAAGGTGAACCCCAAGGCCAAGGCGGTGTATGTGACCCTGGTGCCCTCTGGTATTTCCCTGGTGGATCCCCAGGATTCTCAGTCTTGGGACGTTGCCGGCTTTGACCCCACCACCCCCCGCCTGCTGCAACTGATCGCCCTTGGGGAGGTTTAAGGCTGCGTTGCCTCGCCTTCGGCAGGTTGAAAGGTTGCTGTCTTCGAGATCGCCGAGAAAAGTGGGTATCAACTTAAGCCGGGATCCTGGGGCGCGGAGCGCCCTACTGTCCCGTTAATCTTGTCCCGCTTTAAGCGGGAACCCTGCAAAGCCTAAGAATCCTCAGGTATCCCCCTTGATCGCGGCAGGTTAGGGGGGATACTTGTGGTGCTGTCCATGGTCCCTGGGGGTGGACTATAATCATTCTCCCTGTATTTCCTGACATTTCTCGTTAATTCTGACCGATCGTTAACCGTTACGGACCACTATGGCTAAAATTCCTGTCACTATCATCACCGGTTTCCTGGGCGCGGGGAAAACCACCCTGATTCGCAACCTGCTGCAAAATAACCACGGGCGGCGCATTGCGGTGCTGGTCAATGAGTTTGGGGAGGTGGGCATTGATGGGGACCTGCTGCGATCGTGCCAAGTCTGCCCCGATGACGAATCCCCCGCGACCCCCAGTGCGGGTGCGATGGCTACCAATACGGCTACCAATACGGCTACCAATACGGCTACCAATACGGCTACCAATACGGCTACCAACATTGTGGAACTGACCAATGGATGCCTGTGCTGCACGGTGCAGGAGGAGTTTCTGCCCACGATGCAAACCCTCCTGGAGCGGCGGGATTCCATTGATTGCATTGTCATTGAAACCTCTGGGTTGGCCCTGCCGAAGCCCCTGGTGCAAGCCTTCCGCTGGCCCGAAATCCGCACGGCGGCTACGGTGGATGGGGTGGTGACGGTGGTGGACTGCGAAAGTTTAGCCCTGGGGCAGTTGGTGGGGGATCTGGAAGCCCTGGAAGCCCAGCGACGGGCCGATGACAGTTTGGACCATGAAACGCCGATCGCGGAGCTGTTTGAGGATCAGCTTGCCTGTGCGGATCTGGTGTTGTTGAGTAAGGTGGATCGGGTGACGGTGAGCGATCGCCAGCGGGTGGAGTCGTGGTTGCGGGATCAGTTGCAACCCAGCGTGAAGGTGGTGTCCTGTCACCGGGGCCAAGCGAATCTAGATCTGTTGTTGGGGATTAATGGGGCGGTGGAGGATGATCTCCACAATCGCCCCAGCCACCATGACCACGGGGACCACGGGGATCACGACCATGATCATGACCACGATCACCACGATCATGATCATGATGACGATATTACGGCGGTGCCCCTGGTGTTAGATCACGCTTTTGAGCCGGGGATTCTGCTGCAAACCTTACAGGAGTTGGTAAAAACCTATGATATTTATCGCATTAAGGGGTTTGTGGCGGTGCCGGGAAAACCGCTGCGCTTGGTGGTGCATGGGGTGGGCCGACGGTTGGAGAGTTTTTACGATCGCCCCTGGCAACCGGAGGAACTCCGCCAAACCCGTCTGGTGGTGATTGGCCATGATCTGGATCCTGAGGTGATCCGGGGGGCGATCGTGGCCGCTGCCCCTGTCCCAGCCTAACGCCCAGGCGACGCGCTACCTCGGCCCTCAGCAAACCCCGATCCCTCGTTTACGCCTAAAGGCCCGATCGTCTAGGATCCAGCATCTGTAGGGACAGTGTCGCCGACCTGCCCTCCCTACGCCACTGATCTGGACGTTCACAATTTAGTATTACGATTCTACTCCAGCAACCCTAAATCAGTTGTAGGCATCTCGAAGGCTGAAACCCTTGGTGTGGTGTGCCCCCGGAGGGCGCACACTATACGACCCATTTAGGACTGCTGTAACTTGAGATTGGGTTGAGTTTTGTGCAATGCAATATAACCATTGTGGCTGTTGGGTTTCGTTCCTCTACCCAACCTACAGCGATCGTCTTTTTGTAGTTAACTAGGGTCTATTGTCCCCACGATCGCCCTAACCCAATGCCCTGTCTAACTAAGCCCCGATCGATTCATCTATAATAAATTTATCCCTATCCCATAACCAAAAATCAACCATGATTGCCCTCTCTGATCACTCCTACATGACTCCTGCCGACTACCTAGCCTGGGAAGTCCAACAAGAGACCCGTCATGAGTACCTCCAGGGTGAAGTTTATGCCATGGCAGGGGGTACCCTAGCCCACAACGACATTACCATCAACCTGATTTCTCTCCTGAAAGCCCACCTTAAAGGTACGTCCTGTAAAGTTCGCGCCAGTGATGCCCAAGTTTGTATTGGCGATCGAAGCTGTTATTTTTATCCCGATGTAGTGGTCAGTTGTAACCCCCAAGATAACCGTGCCCGGAGATTCATCGAGTTTCCTTGCGTGATCATCGAAGTTCTATCCCCCACCACAGAACACTACGATCGGGGTCAGAAATTTCATCATTATCGCCGTCTGGAAACCCTGCGGGACTATCTGTTAGTTAGCTCCGATCGCCTGAATGTGGAACTGTTCCACCTGAGCGATGGCCAAAAATGGGAATTTACCCCCTATGAACCTGACGATCGGGTGCAACTGGCCAGCCTGGATTTTGAGTGTTCGATCGCCCAAATTTACGAAGACATTATTTTTCCTGACCCAACCCCAACCCCATCGATCTGGGAATCGTCCGTTAACGCTCATCAAGACAGCCAAAGCAACAGCTAAAACACCCCACCCCCTGACCCATGGGCTTAGGCTAGGGGTAGGGATGCCAGGGGCAAAACCTTAACCGTAGGTGGTGAAGGTGCGGAAGGCGTAACCGATAATTAAGCCAATCAAAAAGGCCCACACCTGACCCGTTTCAATAAAGGTTTTCCAGGCTTGTTGGGCTTGGGCCACCAAATCCGCATCGGTGTTTTGGGCCAGTACTAGCCCATCGGTGCTCAAGTGCCAGAGATCAGGGCCGATGGTCGCCCAATGGCTCACT
Encoded proteins:
- a CDS encoding UDP-N-acetylmuramoyl-L-alanyl-D-glutamate--2,6-diaminopimelate ligase translates to MELRSLLQDLPGLSALPTHVALDHPVKGLQTNSHACNPGDLFIGMPGTRVDGGEFWAGALAAGAVAAVISQAAYQAKPPSPVDGDPCLIVVDDVTPLCAHLAARFHGYPAQALPLVGVTGTNGKTTTTHLIEFFLSHSQHKPALFGTLYARWQGFQETAAHTTPFATTLQQQLAAAVAAGCSHGVLEVSSHALDQQRVATCPFDVAVFTNLTQDHLDYHPTLEDYFAAKAKLFSPAYLQGRAVVNGDDAYGQRLMQDLPPERVWSYSLSNPGADLWTENLTYGATGVSGLLHTPQGSLPFTSPLVGQFNVANVLGAIGAGLHLGLGLEFMVAALPQFTGVPGRMERVQISPYQDITVVVDYAHTPDSLENLLQASRPFIQGRMICVFGCGGDRDRTKRPLMGAIAARLADVAGVTSDNPRTEDPQQILADVVAGIPPESQFWVQGDRAVAIAQAIAQAQPGDGVLIAGKGHEDYQILGTEKIHFDDREQARSALQQRQATLDNG
- a CDS encoding Uma2 family endonuclease; protein product: MAEFSVQLMPTDQPLVLEMPPGELWSDEPPLESDLHREHIERLLRLLKWHWRDRTDYYASGNLTIYYNPKQLKSRDFRGPDFFVVLGAENRSRNSWVVWEERDQYPHVIIELLSESTATVDRGLKKQLYQDVFRTPHYFWFHPRTLELAGFELVQGQYQAIPANAEGHLWCESLGLFVGLADRSLWFFTAAGDRVLLPEEAAAQQAQAAAQREQAAAQQAQAAAQQAQAAAQQAQAAAQREATERQRAEAEAQRAETERQRAETQTQLAQAEAQRAETERQRAETQTQQAQAAAQRAETERQRADRAEAQRAEAEAQVAQLLAQLQQQQQQGEGED
- a CDS encoding Uma2 family endonuclease, which gives rise to MAEFSVPLMPTDQPEMPSGELWSDEPPLESDLHRDHINRLLRLLKWHWRDRTDYYASGNLTIYYNPKQLKSRDFRGPDFFVVLGAENRSRNSWVVWEERDQYPHVIIELLSESTATVDRGLKKQLYQDLFQTPHYFWFDPYTLELAGFELVQGQYQALSPNDQGHLWCESLGLFVGIEDRSLWFFTAAGDRVLLPEEAAAQQAQAAAQRAETERQRADRAEAQRAEAEAQVAQLLAQLQQQQQGEQGFEHP
- a CDS encoding transposase; its protein translation is SEPSSVAIIRNTAGQYHASFVVEISPINIEPLRPSIGVDLGIKTFAFLSTGDRVESPGYNRLDRKTRRFQRKLARQVKGSKRRAKTRLRLAKLKLKNGQYPKRLSAQDHDPANPRKSSGGVGGSGGEEYAW
- a CDS encoding RNA-guided endonuclease InsQ/TnpB family protein produces the protein MHENQVVVLEDLAVKNMLGNRKLARAISEQGWGTARTMCEAKANMVNDREVRIISRWEPTSQICSDCGFRWGKVALSVRSILCVSCGTEHDRDGNAAKNIEKSGLGLTQDSKWTKNGRKTRMSGNPTALSSQPYSEQLGLFA
- a CDS encoding TROVE domain-containing protein, which translates into the protein MSHYQFFTQSPKTPQTQPIPGREAEMIPGRSGGWMFKADSWQTLRRCLLIGTAQGSYYAGKQELTQDFATVLRSAIAQDPDRVASEIIYASDGRALNNSAPLLALVLLSMGSQPAAKAAFLRSFPQVVRTGSHFYEWLSYSKSLRGFGKVVRQAGRQWLSNPDGTALAYQLLKYQQRHGFSHRDALRLFHVKPPSPDHDRLFAWVSQGWDGLPPEPPAPALRQIWWYEWLKRHPDRPCHAIQQGKLTHEMAAPVGQMTVKAWTLLLESMPIGALLRNLGSLTQLGVLSPQSHKAKKANQALKRVAQVLTSSDHLRRGRIHPIDVLKALKTYRSGGSLGQSRKTWEPLPAVVEILETALDRSFTALPATGKAILHAVDVSGSMGYYTVGSLGLTCCEVATTLALASAKAEKKAIIRGFATEFRDLGITAADSFASAIAKASDQNFGGTDAAVAYGWALRQKVWVDLFCFWTDCETWAGRQHPSQALGEYRRKVNPKAKAVYVTLVPSGISLVDPQDSQSWDVAGFDPTTPRLLQLIALGEV
- the cobW gene encoding cobalamin biosynthesis protein CobW, which gives rise to MAKIPVTIITGFLGAGKTTLIRNLLQNNHGRRIAVLVNEFGEVGIDGDLLRSCQVCPDDESPATPSAGAMATNTATNTATNTATNTATNTATNIVELTNGCLCCTVQEEFLPTMQTLLERRDSIDCIVIETSGLALPKPLVQAFRWPEIRTAATVDGVVTVVDCESLALGQLVGDLEALEAQRRADDSLDHETPIAELFEDQLACADLVLLSKVDRVTVSDRQRVESWLRDQLQPSVKVVSCHRGQANLDLLLGINGAVEDDLHNRPSHHDHGDHGDHDHDHDHDHHDHDHDDDITAVPLVLDHAFEPGILLQTLQELVKTYDIYRIKGFVAVPGKPLRLVVHGVGRRLESFYDRPWQPEELRQTRLVVIGHDLDPEVIRGAIVAAAPVPA
- a CDS encoding Uma2 family endonuclease, with the translated sequence MIALSDHSYMTPADYLAWEVQQETRHEYLQGEVYAMAGGTLAHNDITINLISLLKAHLKGTSCKVRASDAQVCIGDRSCYFYPDVVVSCNPQDNRARRFIEFPCVIIEVLSPTTEHYDRGQKFHHYRRLETLRDYLLVSSDRLNVELFHLSDGQKWEFTPYEPDDRVQLASLDFECSIAQIYEDIIFPDPTPTPSIWESSVNAHQDSQSNS